A stretch of Aureispira sp. CCB-E DNA encodes these proteins:
- a CDS encoding TonB-dependent receptor domain-containing protein, protein MRLSWGIICFFCCISHLYSQYSISGQIKNNQSKAISDAFILLSPMDKMATSNAKGSYHFYQLESGSYTLTINADGFQQKTVPIKIENQNVVLNLVLDSLTVTFDKEVVVDGEEYHLNPAIQGVTLLSAKTINVIDLKKVLANQANNNARELFKTVPGLNIWENDNSGIQLNIGGRGLNPNRTTNFNTRQNGYDISADALGYPETYYTPPAQALQRIEVLRGAASLQFGTQFGGMLNFVMKQGPKDKAFEFVTENTYGGFNFFNTFNSIGGTVAKKQLNYYAFYQYKRGDGWRPNANFEVHNGYAQLEYKPNKKLSIRAEQTIMQYLAHQPGGLTDTEFAQNARQSKRERNWFRVNWNLSALTLNYKFSSLTQLNVRNFALFASRQSLGNLQAINRPDYGEARDLIKGHYMNFGNETRLVHRYKLLSNVSALVTGVRIYKGYTTQQQGLSNNHTTGTLSDFTFSAAPKGILKSDYAFPSFNFAAFAENYFAITEKFSVTPGVRFEYIHTEADGYYQDLVVVPSSTGWDTIRNEAIDEYRSNSRSIFLAGVGVSYKLSKNIEVYGNFSQNYRGINFNDMRISNPNQEVDPNLKDEYGFNADIGFRGSYKGLFNFNATIFYLGYNRRIGNIQSERPNKDNPLIIEPYTLRTNVGNARVIGTEFFVEADFWKLFSKQKKTPFSLNVFANFSILDGRYTQTDNSFASGKQLEFVAPIILRTGVSLGYKTFKLSYQYSYTSKHYSDATNAEWVPNAVVGVIPSYGVMDISASYQWKWFTLQAGINNLTNEVYFTRRAASYPGPGILPADGLSFYVTLRFTLGVQ, encoded by the coding sequence ATGCGGTTATCCTGGGGTATTATCTGTTTCTTTTGCTGTATCAGTCATCTGTACAGTCAATATAGCATCAGTGGACAGATAAAAAATAATCAATCCAAAGCCATCTCAGATGCATTCATTCTATTAAGCCCAATGGATAAAATGGCAACCTCCAATGCCAAAGGAAGTTACCACTTCTATCAGCTTGAAAGTGGTTCTTATACCTTAACTATTAATGCAGATGGTTTTCAACAAAAGACAGTCCCAATTAAAATTGAAAATCAGAACGTTGTTTTAAATCTTGTATTGGATTCTTTGACCGTAACTTTTGATAAAGAAGTAGTGGTAGATGGAGAGGAGTATCATCTTAATCCTGCAATTCAAGGCGTCACTTTATTAAGTGCTAAAACAATCAATGTCATAGACCTCAAAAAAGTATTGGCCAATCAAGCCAATAATAATGCTAGGGAATTATTTAAGACTGTTCCTGGCTTGAATATTTGGGAAAATGATAATTCTGGAATTCAGTTAAATATAGGAGGAAGAGGTCTAAATCCCAATCGAACAACCAACTTCAATACGCGCCAAAATGGATATGACATTAGTGCGGATGCCTTGGGATATCCAGAAACTTATTACACACCGCCTGCACAGGCCTTACAACGGATAGAAGTTTTAAGAGGTGCCGCTTCTTTGCAGTTTGGAACTCAGTTTGGCGGTATGCTAAACTTTGTAATGAAGCAAGGACCTAAAGACAAAGCTTTTGAATTTGTTACAGAGAACACTTATGGAGGCTTTAACTTTTTTAATACGTTTAATAGCATAGGTGGAACAGTTGCCAAAAAACAATTAAATTATTACGCTTTTTATCAATACAAGCGTGGTGATGGTTGGCGACCTAATGCAAATTTTGAGGTACACAATGGTTACGCTCAATTGGAGTATAAACCTAACAAAAAACTAAGTATTCGTGCAGAGCAGACAATTATGCAATATTTGGCACATCAGCCTGGAGGATTAACCGATACGGAGTTTGCTCAAAATGCCCGCCAATCGAAGCGAGAACGCAACTGGTTTCGAGTAAATTGGAACTTGAGCGCATTGACATTGAATTATAAGTTTTCTTCATTGACACAGTTGAATGTACGAAATTTTGCCTTGTTTGCCAGTCGCCAATCATTGGGTAATTTGCAAGCCATTAATCGTCCAGATTATGGCGAAGCAAGGGATTTAATCAAAGGACATTACATGAATTTTGGGAATGAAACGAGGTTGGTGCATCGCTATAAACTCCTAAGCAATGTTTCAGCATTGGTGACAGGTGTTCGAATTTATAAAGGATATACTACACAACAACAAGGATTGTCTAACAATCATACGACAGGAACACTAAGCGATTTTACTTTTTCTGCTGCGCCTAAAGGCATTCTTAAATCAGATTATGCTTTCCCTAGTTTTAATTTTGCTGCTTTTGCTGAAAATTATTTTGCAATAACAGAGAAGTTTAGTGTGACACCGGGAGTGCGTTTTGAGTATATTCATACCGAAGCAGATGGTTATTATCAAGATTTGGTCGTAGTTCCTAGTAGTACAGGATGGGATACAATTCGAAATGAAGCGATAGATGAGTATAGAAGTAATTCTAGATCTATTTTCTTAGCGGGGGTAGGAGTGAGTTACAAGTTGAGTAAGAATATAGAGGTGTATGGAAATTTTTCACAAAACTATCGAGGAATTAATTTCAACGATATGCGTATTTCCAATCCAAACCAAGAAGTAGATCCCAATCTCAAAGACGAATACGGGTTTAATGCTGATATCGGATTTAGAGGAAGCTATAAAGGGCTGTTTAATTTTAATGCTACTATATTTTATTTGGGGTACAATCGTAGAATAGGAAACATTCAAAGTGAACGTCCTAACAAAGACAATCCATTGATTATCGAACCATATACGTTGCGTACAAATGTGGGAAATGCTAGAGTTATTGGAACCGAATTTTTTGTAGAAGCTGATTTTTGGAAGTTGTTTAGCAAACAAAAAAAGACACCATTTAGTTTGAATGTATTTGCTAACTTCTCGATTCTTGACGGTCGTTATACACAAACAGATAATAGTTTTGCATCTGGAAAACAGCTGGAATTTGTAGCACCAATTATTTTAAGAACAGGAGTTAGTTTGGGATACAAAACGTTCAAATTGTCTTATCAATATTCTTATACATCCAAGCATTATTCAGATGCCACCAATGCCGAATGGGTGCCTAATGCAGTTGTGGGAGTTATTCCTAGTTATGGCGTGATGGATATTTCGGCAAGTTATCAATGGAAATGGTTTACGTTGCAGGCAGGAATTAATAATCTAACGAATGAAGTTTATTTTACTAGAAGAGCGGCAAGTTATCCAGGACCAGGAATTTTGCCTGCGGATGGTCTAAGCTTTTACGTTACGCTGAGGTTTACCTTAGGTGTTCAATAA
- a CDS encoding septal ring lytic transglycosylase RlpA family protein, protein MKLLVQIFALVILTIQVATATPVEKGLASYYDDSFHGRKTASGEKYDKNQLTAAHKTLPFGTKVKVKNPANGKSVNVVINDRGPYIKGRVIEISKKAAQQIDLVKVNVAPVEITVISGPDNKPTVAAKSTNEKPVAKPVQNTTKATAKPAEKKKASTTQKEPKKDNLIVEAKEMETGGLYKMQVLKLQPKGFGVQVAGYSDYQSVVQQLAVFQKNWFKGATVFVDKLNGKPYYKIILGPMNTREEADSYCENLKKKYNLKDAFVVNIEALAAKK, encoded by the coding sequence ATGAAATTACTTGTTCAAATTTTCGCTTTAGTTATCTTAACCATTCAAGTAGCCACAGCAACTCCTGTTGAGAAAGGACTTGCTAGTTATTACGATGATAGTTTTCATGGTCGTAAAACAGCTAGTGGAGAAAAGTACGATAAAAATCAACTCACAGCAGCTCACAAAACACTTCCTTTTGGTACCAAAGTAAAAGTTAAAAATCCTGCCAATGGAAAATCTGTCAATGTTGTTATCAATGATCGAGGTCCTTACATCAAAGGTCGTGTCATTGAAATCTCTAAAAAAGCAGCCCAACAAATTGATTTGGTAAAAGTTAACGTAGCTCCTGTAGAAATTACGGTTATTAGTGGTCCTGATAACAAACCTACTGTAGCAGCTAAATCTACTAATGAGAAACCTGTTGCAAAACCTGTTCAGAACACAACAAAAGCAACTGCAAAACCTGCTGAAAAGAAAAAGGCAAGTACAACTCAAAAAGAACCTAAAAAAGACAATTTGATTGTTGAAGCCAAAGAAATGGAAACTGGTGGTTTGTACAAAATGCAGGTGCTAAAATTACAACCTAAAGGTTTTGGGGTACAAGTAGCTGGATACAGTGATTATCAATCTGTTGTACAACAATTGGCTGTATTCCAAAAAAACTGGTTCAAAGGAGCAACTGTTTTTGTAGATAAATTAAATGGCAAACCATATTACAAAATTATCTTAGGCCCTATGAATACAAGAGAAGAGGCCGATAGTTATTGTGAAAACCTCAAGAAGAAATACAACTTAAAAGATGCCTTTGTTGTCAATATCGAAGCATTGGCAGCTAAAAAATAA
- a CDS encoding T9SS type A sorting domain-containing protein: MRILYIIFILFTFQLIACSQTVRMISTLPNSLAENSGMLVSNENAIWLHNDSGDSAKLYLIDTFGTVQRTILVQNVSNIDWEDITYDNQGRVYIGDFGNNNNSRQDLKVYRIPHPDSIIGHTVVAEIIEYYYPEQTAFPPANSEKKYDTEAVVYFQDSLYFFTKDRTSPHQGYTWLYQIPADTGSHAAVLLDSFQTNQISYIFEVTGAAMSPNQEQLALLGANRIWWFTDFSGNRFFDGMVQTISLNSTSQKEALDFVDNQRLYFSNESSILGAAQLGELNLTSLVTGTKQQLPPTLSHVVVYPNPTDTQFNVEFELQVPQKVACQLLDAKGGIVRRFASQLLSVGKQSIAIETDQLLNGVYFLRIKCEQQHYYKRVVIAR; encoded by the coding sequence ATGAGAATTCTCTATATTATTTTTATTTTATTTACATTTCAATTAATAGCTTGTAGCCAAACAGTTCGGATGATAAGCACCTTACCAAACAGTTTGGCAGAAAACTCTGGAATGCTTGTAAGTAATGAAAATGCTATTTGGCTTCATAATGATAGTGGCGACTCGGCTAAATTGTATTTAATAGATACCTTCGGGACCGTACAAAGAACAATTCTCGTTCAGAATGTCTCTAATATTGATTGGGAAGACATTACGTACGACAACCAAGGTCGGGTTTATATTGGAGATTTTGGTAATAATAACAACAGTCGTCAAGATTTAAAAGTATACCGAATTCCACATCCTGACTCCATTATAGGACATACTGTTGTCGCCGAAATAATCGAATATTATTATCCAGAACAAACGGCTTTCCCTCCTGCCAATAGTGAAAAAAAATACGATACAGAGGCTGTTGTTTATTTTCAAGATTCTCTTTATTTTTTTACAAAAGATCGTACTTCTCCGCATCAAGGCTATACTTGGTTGTACCAAATTCCTGCGGACACAGGAAGCCATGCGGCTGTATTGCTAGACAGTTTTCAGACCAATCAAATTAGCTATATATTTGAAGTGACAGGAGCAGCGATGTCTCCCAACCAAGAGCAACTCGCTTTGTTAGGGGCGAACAGAATTTGGTGGTTTACAGATTTTTCTGGCAATCGATTTTTTGATGGGATGGTACAAACAATTTCCTTGAATAGTACCTCTCAAAAAGAAGCATTAGATTTTGTGGACAACCAGCGTTTATACTTTAGTAATGAATCTAGTATATTAGGAGCAGCCCAATTGGGAGAATTAAACTTAACTAGTCTTGTTACAGGAACTAAACAGCAGTTGCCACCTACACTAAGTCACGTGGTTGTGTATCCTAACCCAACAGATACACAGTTTAATGTCGAATTTGAATTGCAAGTACCTCAGAAAGTAGCATGTCAGTTATTAGATGCTAAGGGAGGTATTGTTCGGCGTTTTGCTTCCCAATTATTGAGTGTTGGAAAACAAAGTATAGCAATTGAAACAGACCAATTGTTGAATGGAGTTTATTTTTTGCGAATCAAGTGCGAGCAGCAGCATTACTACAAACGAGTTGTTATTGCTCGTTAG
- a CDS encoding cupin domain-containing protein, whose protein sequence is MHTLLLFLLLLSTQILSAQILTQDANSMRPKEEYTNVMTIPLHSDDNTSVFMIFVKQAVRKHVHQYHTEVITVLDGTGRMYLGGDYFDIKKGDHIIVPPNTAHAVITTSAKPLKVLSVQSPQFLGQDRIFIEETPTNTPTTVDDTKTKKKKKPKKKKDDIPEFEGEYD, encoded by the coding sequence ATGCACACTCTACTTTTATTCTTACTATTATTGAGTACTCAAATTCTCTCTGCTCAAATTTTGACTCAGGATGCTAATTCAATGCGCCCCAAAGAGGAGTATACAAACGTTATGACAATCCCTTTGCATAGCGATGACAACACCTCTGTATTCATGATTTTTGTCAAACAAGCCGTACGCAAACATGTACATCAGTATCATACCGAAGTAATTACGGTCTTAGATGGAACGGGGCGAATGTATTTGGGAGGAGATTATTTTGATATTAAAAAAGGCGATCATATTATTGTTCCCCCCAATACAGCCCACGCTGTTATTACCACCAGCGCCAAACCCTTAAAAGTACTTTCTGTTCAGTCGCCCCAATTTTTGGGACAAGATCGTATCTTCATCGAAGAAACACCTACCAATACTCCAACAACAGTTGATGACACCAAAACAAAGAAAAAGAAGAAGCCTAAAAAGAAAAAAGATGATATTCCTGAATTTGAAGGTGAATACGATTAA
- a CDS encoding sodium:solute symporter family protein: MELTSLDWGIIIGFLVLILSVGISYTRQASKDMESFFLGGRNMHWLLAGISMVATTFAADTPLAVAEIVSGSGIAGNWLWWNFLAGGMLTTFFFARLWQRSGVLTEVELIELRYAGKPAQFLRAFKAVYLGVLMNVIVIAWVNVALQSLLVVFFDLSETVALLYTGVAMVLAATYASFSGLIGVAVTDAIQFVVAMIGCVALAYFVLNAPEIGGIAGLKEQLEFQNPNILNFLPSIGNAGGTGTTLGLTVVGFLAYAGCQWWACWYPGAEPGGGGYIAQRMMSTRSDKDAVYATLFFQVAHYCIRPWAWIIVGLAAVILYPDLAAGDEKLGYVYAMRDFLPSGWRGLLLVAFLAAYMSTISTQLNWGAGYLVNDVYKRFWMKDGEAQHYVFVSRISTVILMILGLLISTRVQSISGAWGFIIQAGAGLGLVLILRWYWWRINVWSEISATIAPFFFTGLIWWYEYQYATTVELPIALITTTLFTTCVWLLVTFLTKPEPASILVPFWQKVHGVKDGNYKVNSGAFAKNLKYLAACWLSAIVMTYSILFLTGKLLLQEYGTGFSLLLLAMLSLYFLNYFMEKAGLFGQNEAPLALDSVLDSGENLPIKTTADQEEDSAIDHLDESAVSKKDNKKPPTNQNDDFPDMEDFN, from the coding sequence ATGGAACTAACATCATTAGATTGGGGGATAATAATTGGCTTTTTGGTCTTAATCCTGAGTGTCGGAATCTCTTATACTCGGCAGGCATCGAAGGACATGGAGAGTTTCTTTTTGGGGGGACGAAACATGCATTGGTTGCTAGCTGGAATATCAATGGTGGCAACTACATTTGCGGCAGATACCCCTTTGGCTGTAGCCGAAATTGTTAGTGGAAGTGGCATTGCGGGGAATTGGTTGTGGTGGAACTTTTTGGCAGGAGGGATGTTGACAACCTTCTTTTTTGCAAGGTTATGGCAGCGATCAGGTGTCTTGACAGAAGTAGAACTTATAGAATTGCGTTATGCGGGCAAGCCTGCACAGTTTCTAAGAGCTTTTAAAGCCGTGTACTTAGGCGTATTGATGAATGTGATTGTTATTGCATGGGTGAATGTCGCTTTACAATCTCTGCTCGTCGTTTTCTTTGATCTATCAGAAACAGTTGCATTATTGTACACAGGAGTAGCGATGGTTTTGGCAGCAACTTATGCGTCTTTCTCAGGATTAATAGGGGTGGCAGTAACCGATGCAATTCAATTTGTAGTTGCTATGATTGGCTGCGTTGCGTTGGCATATTTTGTTTTGAATGCGCCCGAAATTGGTGGCATTGCAGGTTTAAAAGAACAACTAGAATTTCAAAACCCCAATATTCTAAATTTTTTGCCGTCTATTGGTAATGCAGGAGGAACAGGGACAACTCTAGGATTGACAGTAGTTGGATTTTTAGCCTATGCAGGATGTCAATGGTGGGCTTGTTGGTATCCAGGCGCTGAACCAGGTGGTGGTGGATATATCGCTCAACGGATGATGAGTACCCGTTCAGATAAAGATGCGGTTTATGCAACCTTATTTTTTCAAGTAGCGCACTATTGTATTCGACCTTGGGCTTGGATTATTGTTGGATTGGCAGCTGTAATTTTGTATCCAGATTTAGCGGCAGGGGATGAAAAGTTAGGTTACGTTTATGCCATGCGAGATTTCTTACCTTCGGGTTGGAGAGGTTTGTTGTTGGTTGCTTTTTTGGCTGCCTATATGAGTACCATTTCAACACAGCTTAATTGGGGGGCAGGCTATTTGGTGAATGATGTGTACAAACGATTTTGGATGAAAGATGGGGAGGCACAGCACTATGTCTTCGTTTCTAGAATAAGTACCGTCATTCTAATGATTTTAGGCTTGCTAATTAGTACACGAGTGCAGTCTATTTCTGGAGCATGGGGATTTATTATTCAAGCTGGTGCAGGTTTAGGACTTGTCCTTATTTTGCGTTGGTATTGGTGGCGTATCAATGTTTGGTCAGAGATTTCAGCAACCATAGCACCATTTTTCTTTACAGGATTGATTTGGTGGTACGAATACCAATATGCTACTACCGTTGAGTTGCCGATTGCATTAATAACAACAACGTTATTTACAACTTGTGTTTGGTTGTTGGTCACTTTTTTGACCAAGCCCGAACCAGCAAGTATTTTGGTTCCTTTCTGGCAAAAAGTACATGGTGTTAAAGATGGTAATTATAAAGTGAATTCTGGGGCGTTTGCAAAGAATTTAAAATATTTAGCTGCTTGTTGGCTATCGGCTATTGTGATGACTTATAGTATCTTATTCTTAACAGGAAAATTACTCTTACAAGAATATGGAACTGGATTTTCGTTGCTCCTATTAGCTATGTTGAGTTTGTATTTTTTGAACTATTTTATGGAAAAAGCAGGTTTGTTTGGTCAAAACGAAGCTCCTTTAGCTTTGGATAGCGTTTTAGATAGTGGTGAAAATTTACCTATAAAGACAACAGCTGATCAAGAAGAAGATAGTGCTATTGATCATTTAGATGAATCAGCCGTATCCAAGAAAGACAATAAAAAACCACCAACCAATCAAAACGATGACTTTCCTGATATGGAAGATTTTAATTAA
- a CDS encoding TonB-dependent receptor, translating into MNSDNEAVIAANVILLQDSVVTNLGATTDIDGFFELSNVPQGNYTLQTSYVGFASYRTSIKIEENEVDLGIIRLTPTSGVIDEVVITHKGANLFNPTKIAPTVATKYVVDPSALEKITAPTNLIEAISLVSGVQEEVACGVCFTNTISINGLPGQYTAVLIDGTPMYGNLASIYALNGLPTTMIERIEITKGPSSTIFGSEAVAGAINVITKDPSQEPLISLDIMGTSHLESFNNLSLAGTFGKFNGMVGVSHAYVGTNHDDNGDGFGDLINLDRVSAFAKLNMKRPKNRRFSLFARYYYEDRRNGVEEYVKGRNYIDLRGDDIIYGESIFTQRWEILGTYDLPTQEYFKLDYSFSGHYQDSYYGSDYYNATQYVGYTNFNWNKYIKGHGITAGLNLRYQYYDDNTLATVDSVAGNIPSHQFIPGIFIQDAWDISKKVAVLYGCRLDYFQDHGAIPAPRFNLKYKPDTWTTFRLNFGTGFRIVNLFTEDHAFITGSRQVEITEQIQPERSYNGSLNFNYVFAMGSSQGTINVDGFYTYFTNAIFPDYSNPKKIIYKNLDGFAQTRGFSINYSQQFRFPLAISLSYNMQWADQTDIDEQGNKTTGALEYSPLYSGSLVLNYTYKPWQLNFAYTGKLTGPMQLPEVFDLDPNGTPVAVARPTTSKPFSMHNIQITKDFPKLNLSIYVGVQNLFDYRQEISPLVGYNDPNTNPGFSDYFDTAYAYSPIHGREFYLGLRWKWSPVKR; encoded by the coding sequence GTGAATTCAGATAATGAAGCAGTTATTGCTGCCAATGTTATTTTATTGCAAGATAGTGTTGTTACTAACTTGGGGGCAACAACAGACATAGATGGTTTTTTTGAGCTTTCTAATGTTCCTCAAGGCAACTATACCTTGCAAACTTCTTATGTTGGTTTTGCAAGCTATCGTACCTCTATAAAAATAGAGGAGAATGAAGTTGATTTAGGAATTATTCGGCTAACACCAACCTCTGGAGTTATTGACGAAGTAGTTATTACTCATAAAGGAGCCAACCTATTCAATCCGACTAAAATTGCCCCTACGGTTGCTACCAAATATGTCGTTGATCCAAGTGCCTTAGAAAAAATCACAGCTCCAACCAATCTAATTGAAGCCATTTCGCTTGTTAGTGGGGTACAAGAAGAAGTAGCTTGCGGTGTTTGTTTTACCAATACAATTAGCATTAATGGACTGCCAGGTCAATATACAGCAGTACTGATTGATGGTACTCCTATGTATGGTAATTTAGCCTCTATTTATGCTTTGAACGGTCTGCCAACAACGATGATTGAGCGCATAGAGATTACCAAAGGACCTAGTTCTACTATTTTTGGTTCGGAAGCAGTTGCTGGTGCTATTAATGTGATTACAAAAGATCCTAGCCAAGAACCGTTGATTTCATTAGACATTATGGGAACATCTCATCTAGAGTCGTTTAACAACTTATCTTTAGCTGGAACATTCGGAAAATTTAATGGTATGGTTGGCGTCAGTCATGCTTATGTTGGTACCAATCACGATGATAATGGTGATGGCTTTGGTGATTTAATCAATCTAGATAGAGTCTCTGCCTTTGCCAAATTAAATATGAAGCGCCCTAAAAATCGTCGCTTCTCTCTTTTTGCTCGTTATTATTATGAAGATAGAAGAAATGGCGTTGAAGAATATGTAAAGGGTAGAAATTATATTGATTTAAGAGGCGATGATATCATCTATGGTGAGAGTATTTTCACACAACGTTGGGAAATATTAGGAACCTATGATTTGCCAACTCAAGAGTATTTTAAATTAGATTATTCTTTTTCGGGCCACTACCAAGATAGCTATTATGGTTCTGATTATTATAATGCAACGCAATATGTTGGTTATACAAATTTTAATTGGAACAAATACATCAAAGGGCACGGCATTACGGCTGGTCTAAACTTGCGTTATCAGTATTATGATGATAATACCTTAGCAACGGTAGATAGTGTTGCGGGGAACATTCCTAGTCATCAATTTATTCCAGGGATATTTATTCAAGACGCTTGGGATATTTCTAAAAAAGTGGCGGTCTTATACGGTTGTCGACTAGACTATTTCCAAGATCATGGCGCTATCCCCGCCCCTCGATTTAATCTCAAATACAAACCAGACACGTGGACGACTTTTCGCCTAAACTTTGGGACAGGTTTTAGAATTGTCAATTTATTTACAGAAGATCATGCCTTTATCACAGGGAGTCGCCAAGTCGAAATTACAGAGCAAATACAACCCGAACGTTCTTACAATGGTTCTTTGAATTTTAACTATGTCTTTGCGATGGGTTCTAGCCAAGGAACGATTAATGTTGATGGTTTTTACACTTACTTTACCAATGCCATTTTTCCTGATTATAGCAATCCAAAGAAAATTATTTACAAAAATCTAGATGGTTTTGCACAAACGAGAGGGTTTAGCATCAATTATAGCCAACAATTCCGATTTCCCTTGGCTATCAGTTTATCGTATAATATGCAGTGGGCGGATCAGACCGATATTGATGAACAAGGCAACAAAACGACTGGAGCATTAGAATACTCTCCTTTGTACAGTGGTTCTTTGGTTCTTAATTATACCTACAAACCATGGCAATTAAATTTTGCTTACACAGGAAAATTAACGGGACCTATGCAATTGCCTGAAGTATTTGACTTAGATCCCAATGGTACGCCCGTTGCCGTTGCTCGCCCAACTACTTCTAAACCGTTCTCAATGCACAACATTCAAATTACTAAAGATTTTCCTAAATTGAATTTGAGTATTTATGTTGGTGTGCAAAATTTATTTGATTATCGACAAGAAATTTCACCTTTAGTAGGTTATAATGATCCCAATACCAATCCTGGTTTTAGCGATTATTTTGATACAGCTTATGCTTATTCTCCGATTCACGGTCGAGAATTTTATCTTGGTTTGCGTTGGAAATGGTCTCCTGTCAAACGATAA
- a CDS encoding NUDIX hydrolase, which produces MNFCNNCGHSPLEYKQPEGDNRVRYICSNCKVVHYQNPKIVCGCLVFYEGKILLGKRGIEPRMGKWNFPAGFMENHETVKEGAAREVWEEVRAKVEIERLHTVYNILHVNQVYFLFLAKLTEPIFGAAEETSDVRLFAMDEIPWDDLAFHSNVFALEQYIKDPSYKGVHHGDNRAYMNDIK; this is translated from the coding sequence ATGAATTTTTGCAATAATTGCGGGCATAGCCCATTGGAGTACAAACAGCCAGAAGGAGATAACCGAGTGAGGTATATTTGTTCTAACTGTAAGGTAGTTCATTATCAAAATCCTAAAATTGTTTGTGGTTGTTTGGTGTTTTATGAAGGCAAAATTTTGTTGGGAAAACGAGGAATTGAACCAAGAATGGGGAAGTGGAACTTTCCAGCAGGATTTATGGAGAATCACGAAACGGTCAAAGAAGGTGCTGCGAGAGAAGTGTGGGAAGAAGTGCGGGCAAAGGTAGAAATAGAGCGTTTGCATACCGTCTATAATATTTTGCATGTCAATCAGGTCTATTTTTTGTTTTTGGCAAAGTTGACTGAGCCCATTTTTGGTGCCGCAGAAGAAACTTCGGACGTACGTCTATTTGCAATGGATGAAATCCCTTGGGACGATTTGGCTTTTCATTCCAATGTATTTGCATTGGAGCAATATATAAAAGATCCTAGCTATAAAGGAGTGCATCATGGCGATAATCGTGCATATATGAACGATATTAAGTAA
- a CDS encoding aminotransferase class V-fold PLP-dependent enzyme: MDCQKHLFSLDTEIHYLNCAAKSPLLKEAEKAAIRALVRERNPMQISVNDFFDEVDAVRSAFGKLVNCSTTNVALIPSSSYGFSSVMNNVLPKKKGTAIIVEEEFPSGYFAAQRWCSTHQNELIVVRPNPNLTTLGEDWNTKILEAIDENTSVVLISAIQWMTGLKYDLMAIGERCAAVGAYFIVDGSQAVGALPMDVEQLKIDALICAGYKWLFGSYSLGIAYIGEKFKAGIPIEESWMNRTNARDFSRLTQYDSNYGPQSTRYNVGETSNFILMPILKTGLEQINTWEVSNIQAYAQKLIQPLRDYFNNIGGIMEAEPYFSNHLFALPLLDRIDAEQLNRQLAKHNIVLSNRGNYFRVSVNVFNDESDIQQLLEAIEATLR; this comes from the coding sequence ATGGATTGTCAAAAACATCTTTTTAGTTTAGATACTGAAATACATTACCTAAACTGTGCTGCCAAATCCCCTTTGTTGAAAGAGGCAGAAAAAGCCGCAATTCGAGCATTGGTTCGAGAGCGAAATCCAATGCAAATTTCTGTCAACGATTTTTTTGATGAAGTGGATGCAGTGCGATCAGCTTTTGGAAAGCTTGTTAATTGTTCTACTACTAATGTTGCCTTAATTCCATCCAGTTCTTATGGTTTTAGTAGTGTAATGAATAATGTATTACCCAAAAAGAAAGGGACGGCAATTATTGTAGAAGAAGAATTCCCTAGCGGGTATTTTGCTGCACAACGCTGGTGCTCAACACACCAAAATGAATTGATTGTAGTGCGCCCTAATCCCAACTTAACAACTTTAGGAGAAGATTGGAACACAAAAATACTAGAAGCCATTGATGAGAATACAAGCGTAGTTTTGATTTCGGCAATTCAATGGATGACAGGATTAAAATACGACTTAATGGCTATTGGAGAGCGGTGTGCTGCTGTTGGGGCTTATTTTATTGTAGATGGAAGCCAAGCAGTAGGGGCTTTGCCCATGGATGTCGAACAGTTAAAGATAGATGCGTTGATTTGTGCTGGGTACAAATGGTTGTTCGGTTCCTACTCGTTAGGAATTGCTTATATTGGCGAGAAATTCAAAGCGGGAATACCCATAGAAGAGTCGTGGATGAATCGAACCAATGCGCGTGATTTTAGTAGATTAACACAATATGATTCTAATTATGGTCCTCAATCAACTCGTTACAATGTAGGTGAAACTAGCAACTTTATTCTAATGCCAATTCTCAAAACGGGCTTAGAACAGATTAATACTTGGGAGGTGTCTAATATACAAGCTTATGCCCAAAAACTAATTCAACCGCTACGTGACTATTTTAATAATATCGGAGGTATTATGGAAGCCGAGCCTTATTTTTCTAATCATCTATTTGCACTACCATTACTCGATAGAATTGATGCGGAGCAATTGAACAGACAACTCGCCAAGCATAATATTGTTTTGTCAAATCGAGGAAATTATTTTAGAGTGTCTGTTAATGTTTTTAATGATGAAAGTGATATTCAGCAATTATTAGAAGCGATTGAAGCCACGCTTAGATGA